The following coding sequences are from one Plasmodium coatneyi strain Hackeri chromosome 11, complete sequence window:
- a CDS encoding Syntaxin binding protein: MSLKRNCRERLFSVIEKITQVSKYVIMVVDPSAQQVLSMICKSEELLERGVSLVEQIDAKRNRLQDFDCMYFLSSTVDVVESVLEDFKDEQNAMYKNVHILFTSNVGKKNREILDLLATSDLLLKRMKTCACFNIPFFAFESRVFYFNHELNLYDFYPVKDSSILADLALELLSVCACLKSNPLVRYLNSPLCRKFAEIFYNSVSDSNILQKSDGKDEEDVLLILDRSVDSSILFAHDYSYQSLCYDVLRIRTHQGKQAKPAVQHSVGSTNQGDDAPHTVRFEITNNDQRKEVKKATLSEEDNLWVKYRHTHIQDVNEMVKNDIASFTEKNAVAKIKKKNVLNPNEALDALRSLPQYETMIEQYWLHVYLCDNCFQILQKKNVVEVGMVEQDLCCNVDNYGKELTHTKNSKNVVSILSSDDYQQEEKARLLLLYFINYENVSELDKARLIEESQVGLLMENFIHHFLSLKIHCDQYGHLEKYAPEESSSTGSKVSHILERNRKKIKHYKDVAKNAKYELSRYEPNVRDIIVELHEDTLHRGQFPFVDGNRGSSQQVKDQNTSEGKKTNVTRGTVWGFKSIERKDTQTGSRKKIIIFILGGITFPEIRQAYELSEQLDVDVYLGGTSLLTSEVLFQQFRRFPGG, encoded by the coding sequence ATGTCGCTGAAGCGGAACTGCCGGGAGCGGCTCTTCAGCGTGATCGAGAAGATCACGCAAGTGAGCAAGTATGTGATCATGGTGGTGGACCCGAGTGCACAGCAAGTGCTCTCCATGATTTGTAAGAGTGAGGAGCTGCTGGAAAGGGGTGTGTCCCTGGTGGAACAGATTGACGCGAAGCGAAACAGACTGCAGGATTTCGACTGCATGTACTTCCTCAGTTCCACAGTTGATGTGGTGGAGAGCGTGTTGGAAGACTTCAAAGATGAACAAAACGcaatgtataaaaatgtacatattttatttacctcaaatgtgggaaaaaaaaacagagaaaTTTTAGACCTCCTGGCGACAAGCGATCTTCTCCtgaaaaggatgaaaacTTGTGCGTGCTTCAACATCCCCTTCTTTGCATTCGAAAGTCGAGTTTTTTACTTCAACCATGAGTTGAATTTGTATGATTTTTATCCTGTGAAGGATTCCAGCATTTTAGCAGACCTTGCGTTGGAATTACTTTCCGTTTGCGCCTGCTTGAAGAGTAATCCTCTTGTGCGTTATTTGAACTCCCCTCTGTGTAGGAAGTTTGcagaaattttttacaacagtGTCAGTGATTCCaacattttacaaaaatcgGATGggaaggatgaagaagacgTGTTGTTGATTTTGGACCGATCGGTTgactcctccattttgtttgcCCACGATTATTCATATCAAAGTCTCTGCTACGATGTATTACGGATTAGGACACACCAGGGGAAGCAAGCCAAACCGGCGGTACAGCACAGTGTGGGGAGTACTAACCAGGGGGATGACGCACCACACACAGTTCGTTTCGAAATTACGAACAACGATCAACGGAAGGAGGTAAAGAAAGCCACCCTCTCGGAGGAAGACAATCTTTGGGTCAAGTATAGACATACGCACATCCAAGACGTGAATGAAATGGTCAAAAATGACATTGCCTCctttacagaaaaaaatgcagttgcgaaaattaagaagaaaaatgtattaaATCCGAATGAAGCTTTAGACGCTTTGCGATCCCTTCCGCAGTACGAAACGATGATTGAGCAGTACTGGCTGCATGTATACTTATGTGATAACTGCTtccaaattttacaaaaaaaaaatgtcgtaGAGGTTGGAATGGTGGAACAGGACCTTTGCTGCAACGTGGATAATTACGGGAAGGAATTGACCCACACGAAGAATTCAAAAAATGTAGTATCCATCCTGAGCAGTGATGACTACCAGCAGGAGGAGAAGGCCAGACTGCTTCTCCTCTACTTTATTAACTATGAAAACGTAAGCGAGTTAGACAAAGCAAGACTGATCGAAGAATCCCAAGTTGGTCTCCTCATGGAAAACTTTATTCACCACTTCCTAAGTTTGAAAATACACTGTGATCAATATGGTCACCTGGAGAAGTACGCACCAGAGGAAAGTTCCTCCACGGGGAGTAAAGTTTCCCACATTCTGGaaaggaatagaaaaaaaattaagcattACAAAGATGttgcaaaaaatgcaaagtaTGAACTCAGTCGATATGAACCAAATGTTAGAGACATCATTGTGGAGTTACATGAGGATACATTGCACAGGGGACAGTTCCCATTCGTGGACGGTAACCGGGGGTCCTCCCAACAGGTGAAAGATCAGAACACCtctgaagggaagaagacaaaTGTCACCAGGGGAACTGTCTGGGGGTTCAAGTCAATCGAAAGGAAAGATACCCAAACGGggagtagaaaaaaaattatcattttCATCCTTGGGGGGATTACCTTCCCCGAAATTAGGCAGGCATACGAACTGTCCGAGCAGCTCGACGTGGACGTTTATTTGGGCGGCACGTCCCTGCTCACAAGTGAGGTGCTCTTCCAGCAGTTTAGGAGGTTCCCGGGTGGGTAG